The Mangifera indica cultivar Alphonso chromosome 12, CATAS_Mindica_2.1, whole genome shotgun sequence DNA window gtaatttgtttttaaaatacgATGAAATACCGATGGATTGACCGGGGAAGGTATCGACAAGCCTTACAATGTCATCATCAGCGACATTGTCAGTTCTGAAAATACCCTTGCAGACGCCAATGCGGTCTTCCCTGGTGGGTGCCCAGTAGAACTTCTCCATACGGCCATCACGGATGAGCGGAGCATACAATGTAGAGAAATCGTTGCCAGTGACGATGATGGGGACACGGGGGTTTTCCTCCTTGTTGTACATACCAGGGAGCTGGACGCTTGTTGGGTTATCAGCAATGTTCATCAGAGTAGCATTAACCATTTGGTTGTTAACTGTGTATTGGGTTGTTCCACCGAGACGACCAGCTCCGGCATCAAGATCGTTGATGAAGAGAACGCACATTTTTCCCTTCTTGATCATATCAGCTGCCTCACGGTACCTTTGCCTGATCAACTTAGCGGGTTCTCCGGCGTTTCCGCTTTCCAATTCTCCGGCACTCATCATGATTGGGCTGAAATTCATCACCATTATGTATCAAACACATAAACGCATGTGAATTTATATGTGTGTTGTTCAactaataaaagatttgtccTCTTAACTCACTTAATGCCCATCTTGGCGAACACCAGCTCACATTGGAATGATTTTCCTTGACCTTTTCCTCCCCAGATACCCAAGATGAGAGGAACCTGTAAAGAACAAATTGTGAAAATTGTTAAATCAAGTGTGTTGTAGTTCATTAACTTGCAGAAAGAATTTGTTTGATCGGATATAATTAACTAGACACCTTAATGTTAGGCAAGGTCATGAAGTTCTTAGAGATGTGAACAACAAGCTTGTCCATGAAAGCAGGGGCAATGTAGAAGCCATCCATGTTGTTGTCCAAGTTGTATCTAAAGAATCATCGTCAAGCAATAAATCagtataaaatcaaatttcttgataattaaacttaaatcatAAGCAATATGAAATTGATACTGACTGGCGAAGACCCTGGCTTATGTAGTCATAAGAATTCATGACGGCGTAGTGAGTTCCCGTATCCATGGGGGCTTGGAAGAGGGAGTCGACCATACCCTTTCCTCTGGTGATGTCTTGTTGGTCATCAGAAGTGTCAGTGCCAAGGCCCTTCCATCTGTCCGTCTTGGTCTGCTTCTTCTCATCATATTCAGCGTTGATCTTGAAACTCCCAGAAGGGATCTTAGAGTTTGTGAATCTTGAACTCACTTTCTTCAAGCTGGTTCCCAAGAAAGCAGAGGTTGGCGCAGACGATCCACCACCAGACCCATTCAAACTCAACTGCAACAAAAATTACGACTCTTGTGAAACCGTCACTAAGGATTTTCAATCATGCATACAATCAAATTAAGctatttttgagataaaaagaACGTTGCATGCCTATAAGAGCACATTACTTATACATATTGCCACGTGTATAAAAGCATCCGAGCTTCAAACAGTTCAACAACCTCTTAAATGTTAAGTTTAGATCAAATAAAGCCATAGGTTGAGACTTCGGATAATTCATGAGCACCAATTGGATTTCCAATTTCATGTGAACACCTGATTCACCAGCACGCATACAAGTACATATGCAATATGTAGCAATATATTTACGCACATAAGTTACATAAGTATAATAATATGAAGTAAAACCATGTATCAGCATGAACACATATGCAAAATAACACAACAGAAAAGCATAATATCAGTCTCTAAGGCGAATTATGcgcgcgcgcacacacacacacacacacacatatatatgaacACGCATGTCCAATAAAGTAGAGTACCGGGGTTCTGTTGACAGCACCAACGGTGGAGACAGCAGCAGCCATGAGAATACTGGTGAGACTGAACACAAGGGAGATAGAGAGAGAGTTGCAGCTGAGTGCAACGAAAATCAAGGCAGATTTGTTCTTTGAGTAGATCAGAAAACTGAAGCGTGGAGTGAAAACTTATAGTGGTTTGTATGAGTGTTCCAAAATCGATCAATCTTTAGGATCAGTTATCGAGTTCTTAGTGTCCACACAATGAAGATTGCATGGCGAACACGTGGCGAATGGATGTTGGCTTTTGGGTCCTATTTATTCTTTGCCACTTAAATTTAGGTTATTTCTGTTACCACACAAGCAAAAACAGAGTCTGATTATGGGCTATTTCTATTTGTCTCTATGTTCCGTATTTTTCAGAGTTAATTTTTGTGGAAAAGATAATTTTGCATTTGAGGTGCTAAACTGTTCTTGATTTCTTTAGTTTCATTATCTCTTcgtttttatagaaaaatatcagAGGCCGGTGATGCATGCGCTTGGGTCTAACCCAAGCCTTACTCTTCTTTTGGTCCCATTAGAAAGCAACagttgaaaaagaaatatacgTATAAAccgggttttttttttttttttggataaataatGAGTCACATTCCTTCCTAAGAATGGATTTGGAATTGTGAAAGCAATAATCAAGGCTCAGTTTACCAACTACCTCACATAATATTGCATAAATGAGCTCCAATTATGGTCCCAAAACAGGCCCAAAACACATTCAATTGGAAACAAAATAACTGGTCTTTTTTCAGGGACCTACACTTTGCCTCTGCTTCTCGGTAGTGCAAAGTGTTCATCAGTATGCATCATTTCGAGGCCTATCAACTATGTGATTCTCAGGGCATAGGCTAGCTTGAAAGACAAAGTGTGAAATCCCAGAGCAAAAAGGTTTGAGTTTGAAACCTTCTAACTCTATATCAAGATTATGATTATACAGTCAGATATTAGATTTAAAGTTTTTCCTGTTTGATATGATTAGTTAAATCTTAATTCttaaacattatattaaataacataacTGTAAAAATATGTTTGGTCAATAATACTAACAATACTTTGATTAGATTAGctttaatttatgtttgttgTTCTAACCTTCAACTGTACAGTATTAAATTctcaaaatgataaaatctgATGCACCAAAAATTGACCCAGAGGAACCTTTACTTCAACTCTATTAATTTAATGTTGTAGCAATTTGCGGTTCTTTTCTCGTCAAACAAAAACAGAACCTTGGAGAAGTTTTCGTTGACAGCTCAAATTTGCAGAAGAAGAAATGAACAGAAAGAATGAAGAAACTGCAATGGCATAATTCTAAGCTAAAACCTAGAAATGGGGTTTAACCGGAGTTCATGTGAACTCCAAGGCAAAAACTAGCAAGTAAGCCAAGCATTTacagattaaataaaaaagaaagagatatatAATTGAACATGATAAAGAAAGACACTTTCATCGTTAATCTCGAAAGCCGAAAAGTAACTCTCCACCATGCCATCACACTTCCCTCCTGTCCTGCAGCCCTTAATTTCATTCCAAATAACAAATCAAAAGTTTACACATCAGTTTTTGAAAAGACACAAAGTGGGAATGTTGGTGGTGTCAAATTCAACTCAATGTCAATGTGATAGCATTTTGTCTGCCTCTGTCTAGTTTGCTGATTCCCACTTTACTTCTAGAGCCATGAAGCACAAGAAATGGATAAGCTAAAATAGCACCTGTTTGATCACTGTGGATGGTCTTTATCTGATGCCAGTTTGTTGCTGATTTAGCCTTTATTTTCCTGGGAATTGGATCAGTTCCTTCTGTTTCAACTCTCTTTATCACCCACTCATTGTAAAGTGGGAAACAACACAACCTGATTAAGTGATAGGATATGATAAACAATGGAGAATTATTAACTAAGCCAGGCTAATATGGGATTAAAAATTGCGTAATTCCAGGGAATTTACCACAGACAAAGACAAATAGCCGCCATGGCTCATGCATTGCGTGTCAAATCTCTGAGCTCTAGAATTTTGCAGATAAAACCACGTAAACTTGTTCTCATTTGATAACTGTGACTTTCAGCCGTAATGCATCAACAACTGTGACTTGATTTTGACTAAAATCATCTTTTGAAACACTTACTCAATATTTATTCTTATCTTAATGTGCCGATAGAATATGCAATAATTGCATTTATATAGTTGAAGGACTAATCATACAAGAACATACAATGGGCAGATATTTTATCCACATGcaagttaatttaaaatattagtaaaaatcatcctatatattaaaaataagagaaaaatgggTTTTAATAGTTCTAATTGTTTTCACAATCatctcttatttttataaaataacattataaataaatttttttaaatatttactttcatTGTTCTAGAATGTGTGTGTCTATTTTCTCTTATTACTTAATAAcacatttcttttgttttataaataacaaaaatttacaaagATAAAAGAACGATAGTTTTGattcttatattatttctctatcaaattcacttaataaaatttaataatatagtaaCAGATGAAATGTTCTTTTTTGATGTATAGAAGATAAATCACATCAAACGAATTCCATTAACTCGATGCTACCATGTCATGATTCAAGAAATATATTTGACTGTAACAATCTTTTTAGATGGTTATCCTCTAAAGAGATAGTGCATCAAAAAGAGATATTACTATTTATTCTTTAGTAACAAACATGATGCTAACTTTCAtaagcaaaaataaaacaacttcaTAGCATGTTATTTATGAATCATCACAATAACCAACATCATTCACAAATTGAGCATGCAAAAGATGTTTATTGAAcaatcataaacataaattatggTATAATATGTGatcaatataacaaataaactTGTATTAacataattactaaataaatcCCATCATGATGCAATTCGTTGACCTACATCTAAGCatttatttctcatttattacttgtaaaatataaaagaaatggaTAAGTGTTAGACTATTTATCTATACAAGAACTACACCAATAAAGTGTCTagttattatatatcaaatgtcTAGTTATGTGAACAATATAACGCGATTAAATATGTCATCTACACATCGACTCACTCAAAGTGTGTATAAATCATTCCATCTGAAAATAGTGAGAAGAATGAGTTTTGACAGTTCCAACTATTTCAACAATTTACTCAACATCATTTTTTATGGGATAACGCAAtcaatatatttctttaaaaatctaGATtcaatgtattaaaatttaagtgtatctatttttaattatggatgATAGTTTTAATTCTCATACTATCATCTGTCAAATTACTTCTAGACAAGTTAATGATATAACTATAGATGTATGTTTTTGATATATGCAGATCCTTACTTCTTGTATAGAAATTTTCCTCTAATTTTGGGTATTTCTCATTGATGGATTTTGTCATCAAAACTCATCTTGCAAATACTGAACTTTGAACCCAACCAGCATAAGTTATTTTGATTCATCATCTAATCAACATTCAGAAAGTTGCAGAGTTAGCTGGGAATCTCCATATATGCAGATCCTAGTCTTGTAAGTTTAACTATCCTTTCAGGATTTGTAAAGGGAGAAATGATAATTCTTGGTGTGTACATGATaactttttttaacttgaaaaagtACTGTTTCAGgcaattatatctcatttttagAGCCCAGTTCTTAATGATGATGATTAGGTCTTTGCACAAAGTGTCATTCATGAAGAATCTTTATTCAAAAGAACCCTTTTAAGGCATAAATTAGGAAAGgctaccaaatttgagaatgaaAATGTAGGCCACAAAGGAGACCTAAAAGAAACCAACTTTTTAACTAAAGTGAGAATTGTCCCTAGCCACAACAAAAAGAACATCCAGCTCTCTCATGATTGTTATAAAGAGTTAAACTTGGACTTCTTATCCTAAATAAACAAGTCCAATAGCAAGAGCACCAGTAAAAACATCATTCACACAGAGAATAAGAAAAAGCTGAGGACAATGACAGGGTTTGGCTCTTCGTGTGGAGCATGCAAATTTCTGAGAAGAAGATGCACAAATGATTGTGTCTTTGCCCCTTACTTCTGCTATGAACAAGCTGCATCCCATTTTGCAGCAGTCCATAAAGTGTTTGGTGCAAGCAACGTCTCTAAGCTATTACTTCACTTACCAGTTCACTACCGAAGTGATGCTGCAATAACCATTTCTTATGAGGCATTGGCTCGAATGCGAGATCCTATCTACGGCTGTGTTGCGCAGATTTTCGCCCTTCAACAACAGGTTTCCATAAATCCTGTGACATCAAATGAGTAGTATTTCTTGTCTTCCAAGTAAATCCTGAATTGTGGAACTTGAACGAATGCTTATAGATTATGTTATTTTTGCCCTGCAGGTGGCTAGCTTACAAGAGGAAATAGAACTTCTTGGAAACCAAATGGCTGCAAATCAAACGGTTGGTGTTGTTTGCAGTGGAAGTTCTCAAGCACCTAATGAATTTCTATGCATTCAGCCATATTTTTCTCCTTATCCAGACGCCATGAACACGCAAAACTATCAGAATCAACAGGCTGAAGCTGGACAGCTAAACCATGTAGGAGATACAAATGCGACTCAAGCTTTTGATACCCCAATGAACATACAGATTCCTTCCATTAACGAATGGGAAGAACAAAACATTCTTCCTGAGTCTAGCCCTGATTATTTACAGAAATTCCTGGAAGAAATGGACCAAGAGAATATTACATATTTACAGAGATTCCTGCAAGATTAGCCGTGAGCTCAACAACCACATGAAAACAAGTTACTTACTCtgtaatgatatcacctttacCGAGTAAATATCTCAATTTTGTTCCTCTGGTACTGTAAGACTTAATTTGGTGgccatataataataatagaatgaTGCGATAAATATGTTAGACATGTCAAAACAAAAGTCATATCAATCAGGGGCAAAATTGGCATGATATACTCGTAATGTCTAGAATTATATAATTCTCGTACTGTCCTTCTCGTTATATTAATCGTGTAAATTACCTTTATTCTCCCTATGAAAGGTGTTGGCTTAATTGAACTTCAGCTGTCATAGAAGGATTACGCAAGGAGGGGGAGAGAGTTGAGAGCATTCTAGAATAAAGCAGGGTgggttttattgaaaaatgaataaaaatttgttacaGTGTTTGGATGTAAcgaatttttatcattatctttAACGGAACGGTTACCATTATGAGCAAATTACAAAGTTAACCTGTACAATTTTTTCCTACACTTGAGCCTTGACAAACTTTAAAAAGGACACCACAATTTGAGCCTTGCATTGCACTCCCCAATACACTAATATGATAATATCCCCACTTAAGCTTGACTTCAACATTTGTGCTTGAACATTTTCGGGCTGATACACTGATATCCCCCTCTTGAGCTTGTCTGTCTTCAATCTATTGAACTTGAACATTtcgaggtttttttttttgtctaaatgattttgtttttttttttttgaaacaatcAAGGACCTAGCGTTGTTGGGATAAGGAACACCAAGAGTTAGTTGACTAAGCCAAAAAACCCTGGAGAGACAAACCCAGAGCAGGCTCGGAAATACCATAGGCTCCAGCAATGAGAGAAATGCCATGAGGAAACACCAAAGGTTAAGGTGTCAATCGGAGTAGTCCAATTTGTTGATAAGCTGAACCTATAGTGTTATCAACACAAGCCAAATTTCTATGATGTAAGAGAAATAAGTGACACTGGTCATAAGGAAAATGCTTTAGTATACAAAGAGTGGAAGTGCagacagaagaaaaaaaaaaaaaagacaacacaaatagagtttttattttgttaaaaataaaacttaccTTGCAAGAGGAACAACCTGAGTGGTACTGAGGAAAATCAACGAGTAACAAATCCAAAAAAAGACTTGCCTTGCAAGAGGAGCAACCTGGGTGATACTGAGCAAAATCAACAAATAACAAATCCACTACAAGCAAAGAATACAATCTCAGgaacaatcaattaaaaaagaTCTGAACTATGCTGATTACCAAAACAAACTTTATCTCTCAAGACGAACAATCTGAATGGAACAGAGCATGATCAACAAATACCAGAACCAATACAAGCAAGGGAAACAGAGTCTCAAAAGAGATTCATTCAAACTACACTGATTGCCTTAAAAAAAGACACAGATTCGTCAGTAAAAAAAACTGAGTGGTACTGCTCACCAGCAGAATGAAATTCATAAGGCAAGTAGTGGAAAGTAGCACcagtaaaataacaaaaagaaggGACGAAGTAGAGCTGAGAGTTAAAGAGATGAGTTAGAGTAACAAGGCATAAGAGAAACTTGCAGATACAGCATCAGAGTACCAACAGTATTTCAACGAGAAAGTAATCATAATGACCTCTAGAGCAATAGGAGAAACAATGAATACAACAAATGCAGAGACTAATAGAAAAGAAACAGCAGCAGAAGCAACAAATAACAACTGTATAACCAAAACGAAAAATCAGTACACACCAATACTCATAAAAAACAGGAGGTGAGACAATTTCTCAATGATGGCAAAAGTGATGAACAGCAGCAGCTATGGAGATCAGGCACACCATACCAATGACATAGCAAGCACAAAAAAATCAGAATCAGTGATGCAGCAACAGAAATCCATTAGAGAATTGATCAATACATCAAGCTGTATAGCAGATGCCTTGTTAAACAATCAAGACCAGAACCAGTAGACTCAGTGTGACCGTGGAATTAATCAGAGAACAAGCACATCATAATGATAGAATTCAAACTTTCTCCAAATACAACTCACTGATCACCAAAGTATTATTCCCTCACTCTCTTGGTAACAGGTTCTAATCTAAGTGTCTTAATTAGAGTAGGAAATGAACATATTAAAGGAGagaacccaaaaccctaaagtAGAGCTAAGTTGACAACTAGAGTTAGCAGATTATGATTACAGATTATGATCCATCAACTGATCTGTTAGAATATTTCATGCCATGCCatgttaaattaattcaaatatgaagAGCAATTTTTGAGTCAGTGTGTTCATGGCCATGCAAGCAAACAATCGCATAGATGGTAAAAAGAAATGCTGAATTCCAATTCTGAAGGGaacataagaaaatgaaaatttaaggcCCACTTCTATTCATCTTTAATCTgtaattttgcaaaaaaaataaaaataaaaatcttgcaCATTTGCTGAAATTGGGTTAAATCAGAGAATTGAGCCAAATACAACTCACTTCATAAACCCTATAGTCCTTGTGTTTTTATTTAGTGATGCTGAATCATCAGACAATGAAGGCAGAAACCAAACCAGCTCATGAACACCATTCTCTGGCATTTTGGAACATCTTTAACCAAGGGCTTGGACCTTTCTTATCCACAGTCCAGTCCTTCGGATACCATGGGAATTGCCACATCAAAAAGCAGCGCTCTGGATGCGGCATCATCGCAAGATGTCTTCCATCAGGTGAACAAATTGCTGCCACTCCTAAGGGAGAGCCATTAACATTAAATGGGTAAGCTTCAGTAGGATTCCCATCATCATCACAGTATCTTACTGGGGCTAAACCTGAGTGAAGAACACGATCCAGAACACCATCATCGGGGAAATATGCTCGCCCCTCACCATGGGCCGCCCACACACCCAATGTACTGCCTTCCATACCTTTGAACATTATAGCTGGTGAATCCTTTATTGCAACACTTGTGAAGCGACATTCAAACCGACCCGACTCATTGTGAATGAACCTTGGTTGTGATGGGTCCCCACCAGCGCCATGCACACCCCCAACTTGAGGCCCAGGAACCCAACCTAACAGTGC harbors:
- the LOC123193425 gene encoding ribulose bisphosphate carboxylase/oxygenase activase, chloroplastic-like isoform X1; the encoded protein is MAAAVSTVGAVNRTPLSLNGSGGGSSAPTSAFLGTSLKKVSSRFTNSKIPSGSFKINAEYDEKKQTKTDRWKGLGTDTSDDQQDITRGKGMVDSLFQAPMDTGTHYAVMNSYDYISQGLRQYNLDNNMDGFYIAPAFMDKLVVHISKNFMTLPNIKVPLILGIWGGKGQGKSFQCELVFAKMGINPIMMSAGELESGNAGEPAKLIRQRYREAADMIKKGKMCVLFINDLDAGAGRLGGTTQYTVNNQMVNATLMNIADNPTSVQLPGMYNKEENPRVPIIVTGNDFSTLYAPLIRDGRMEKFYWAPTREDRIGVCKGIFRTDNVADDDIVRLVDTFPGQSIDFFGALRARVYDDEVRKWVSGVGVDTIGKKLVNSKEGPPTFEQPKMTIEKLMEYGNMLVQEQENVKRVQLADKYLSEAALGEENEDAIQRGTFYGKAAQQVSVPVPEGCTDPNAENFDPTARSDDGSCLY
- the LOC123193425 gene encoding ribulose bisphosphate carboxylase/oxygenase activase, chloroplastic-like isoform X2 translates to MAAAVSTVGAVNRTPLSLNGSGGGSSAPTSAFLGTSLKKVSSRFTNSKIPSGSFKINAEYDEKKQTKTDRWKGLGTDTSDDQQDITRGKGMVDSLFQAPMDTGTHYAVMNSYDYISQGLRQYNLDNNMDGFYIAPAFMDKLVVHISKNFMTLPNIKVPLILGIWGGKGQGKSFQCELVFAKMGINPIMMSAGELESGNAGEPAKLIRQRYREAADMIKKGKMCVLFINDLDAGAGRLGGTTQYTVNNQMVNATLMNIADNPTSVQLPGMYNKEENPRVPIIVTGNDFSTLYAPLIRDGRMEKFYWAPTREDRIGVCKGIFRTDNVADDDIVRLVDTFPGQSIDFFGALRARVYDDEVRKWVSGVGVDTIGKKLVNSKEGPPTFEQPKMTIEKLMEYGNMLVQEQENVKRVQLADKYLSEAALGEENEDAIQRGTFYG
- the LOC123192544 gene encoding LOB domain-containing protein 29-like yields the protein MTGFGSSCGACKFLRRRCTNDCVFAPYFCYEQAASHFAAVHKVFGASNVSKLLLHLPVHYRSDAAITISYEALARMRDPIYGCVAQIFALQQQVASLQEEIELLGNQMAANQTVGVVCSGSSQAPNEFLCIQPYFSPYPDAMNTQNYQNQQAEAGQLNHVGDTNATQAFDTPMNIQIPSINEWEEQNILPESSPDYLQKFLEEMDQENITYLQRFLQD